A part of Chitinimonas koreensis genomic DNA contains:
- a CDS encoding TIGR03749 family integrating conjugative element protein has protein sequence MKRMALPALVGIVLILCIAPAHAVEILRWERLPLAVPLMVGQERVVFIERNVRIGVPAELGDQLRVQSAAGAIYLLANAPVPPTRLQLQDVETGALVLLDIAATSAKAGQPPLEPIRIVFADALPQSRNTAAARDIDASAGMPDAEQRTSDAPGATPIPIVLTRYAAQNLYAPLRTVEPVAGIGRVNLQRELDLESLLPTLPVRARALAAWRLEDQWVTAIRLSNTSSRWIELDPRVLQGDFLTATFQHPDLGPVGDSTDTTMLYLVTRGHGLAESLLPALSRFDAAMNLPPAAAAGQVEGARDEK, from the coding sequence ATGAAGCGTATGGCTTTGCCGGCTCTTGTCGGCATCGTGCTGATCCTTTGTATCGCGCCGGCTCACGCAGTGGAAATCCTGCGCTGGGAGCGCCTGCCGTTGGCGGTGCCGCTGATGGTCGGCCAGGAACGTGTGGTCTTCATCGAGCGCAATGTGCGTATCGGTGTGCCGGCGGAGCTGGGCGATCAGCTCCGCGTGCAGAGCGCGGCCGGCGCGATCTACCTGCTGGCGAATGCGCCTGTCCCACCAACACGGCTGCAACTGCAGGACGTCGAGACCGGCGCACTGGTTCTGCTGGACATCGCGGCGACGTCGGCGAAGGCAGGCCAGCCGCCGCTTGAGCCGATCCGCATCGTGTTCGCCGATGCGTTGCCCCAAAGTCGCAACACCGCGGCCGCTCGCGATATCGATGCGTCAGCGGGTATGCCGGATGCCGAGCAGCGCACGTCGGACGCACCGGGCGCAACGCCGATTCCGATCGTGCTGACGCGCTACGCCGCGCAGAACCTCTATGCGCCGCTGCGCACCGTCGAGCCGGTGGCAGGAATCGGGCGTGTGAATCTGCAGCGCGAGCTCGATCTCGAAAGTCTTCTGCCGACGCTGCCGGTGCGCGCACGGGCGTTGGCCGCGTGGCGTCTCGAAGACCAGTGGGTGACGGCGATCCGGCTGAGCAACACGTCGTCGCGCTGGATCGAGCTCGATCCGCGGGTGTTGCAGGGCGATTTCCTCACCGCGACGTTCCAGCATCCGGACCTCGGCCCCGTCGGCGACTCCACCGACACCACGATGCTGTACCTGGTCACACGCGGCCACGGCTTGGCCGAGTCGCTGCTGCCGGCACTGAGCCGCTTCGACGCTGCCATGAACCTGCCGCCAGCCGCTGCGGCTGGCCAAGTCGAAGGAGCGCGTGATGAAAAGTAA
- a CDS encoding PFL_4703 family integrating conjugative element protein, whose amino-acid sequence MSRFKNEVAHLQAHVKTLRMAAGALFVIALLLGAGWWSAPKQLTVHVPPDLRSGSTRKWWDVPPESVYAFTIYIWQQLQRWPTNGEDDYPRNLQALSAYLTPACQAFLQQDFMRRRNSGELRQRVRGVYEIPGRGYGDDPAARVQVVTDRDWIVKLDLSADEYYGSEQVKRALVRYAIKVVRQDVDPERNPFGLALDCYASPPLRIEAAPMPAARSTSADTAGETP is encoded by the coding sequence ATGAGCCGCTTCAAGAACGAAGTCGCGCACCTGCAGGCGCACGTCAAGACGTTGCGCATGGCCGCAGGTGCGCTGTTCGTGATCGCGTTGCTGCTCGGCGCCGGTTGGTGGAGCGCGCCGAAGCAGCTCACCGTCCATGTGCCGCCGGACCTGCGTTCTGGCAGCACGCGCAAGTGGTGGGACGTGCCGCCCGAAAGCGTCTACGCCTTCACGATCTACATCTGGCAGCAGCTCCAACGCTGGCCCACCAATGGCGAAGACGACTACCCGCGCAATCTGCAGGCGCTTTCGGCCTACCTGACGCCCGCATGCCAAGCGTTCCTGCAGCAGGACTTCATGCGTCGGCGCAACAGCGGCGAACTGCGTCAGCGCGTGCGCGGTGTCTACGAGATCCCCGGCCGCGGCTACGGCGACGATCCGGCCGCGCGCGTCCAGGTCGTAACAGATCGCGACTGGATCGTGAAGCTCGACCTCAGCGCCGACGAGTATTACGGCTCCGAACAGGTCAAGCGCGCGCTCGTGCGCTACGCGATCAAGGTCGTTCGACAAGACGTCGATCCGGAGCGCAATCCCTTCGGCCTCGCGCTGGACTGCTATGCGAGTCCGCCGCTGCGCATCGAGGCTGCGCCGATGCCCGCTGCGCGCAGTACCTCTGCCGATACTGCTGGAGAAACCCCATGA
- a CDS encoding TIGR03750 family conjugal transfer protein, translated as MAASFENQRDALVTFLPHRLNRQPVVVRGLTADELWICAGLSAAAGLVFGLPLAWLTSSVAMVPTSVVAGIALGVFVGGGFLRRQKRGRPDTWLYRHLQWRLALRYPPLAARLGGRGLITRSGYWTTRRTSARRTA; from the coding sequence ATGGCCGCTTCCTTCGAGAATCAGCGCGACGCGCTGGTGACGTTCTTGCCGCACAGGCTGAACCGCCAGCCCGTGGTCGTACGCGGCCTGACCGCCGACGAGTTGTGGATCTGCGCAGGCCTGTCGGCCGCGGCTGGACTCGTGTTCGGTCTGCCGTTGGCCTGGCTCACCAGCAGCGTGGCCATGGTACCCACCTCGGTCGTCGCCGGCATCGCGCTCGGCGTCTTCGTCGGCGGTGGTTTCCTCCGCCGGCAGAAGCGCGGTCGGCCCGATACCTGGCTGTACCGGCATCTGCAATGGCGGCTGGCCCTGCGCTATCCGCCGCTGGCCGCGCGCCTCGGCGGCCGTGGCTTGATTACGCGCTCCGGCTACTGGACCACGCGGCGCACCTCCGCGCGGAGGACCGCATGA
- a CDS encoding TIGR03745 family integrating conjugative element membrane protein, translating into MPSRIALLIPLLASMPLPALSAGLPTAEDPSRGQGNGILQTIQNYGYDIVMLVALLVVSSMFVGVAYHAYTRYSEIHTGRATWGQFGLTVAVGALLLVVGIWMLTKATGVL; encoded by the coding sequence ATGCCGTCGCGCATCGCGCTGCTGATTCCGCTCCTCGCGAGCATGCCGCTGCCGGCGCTGTCGGCCGGCCTGCCCACTGCAGAAGACCCGTCGCGCGGCCAGGGCAACGGGATTCTTCAGACCATCCAGAATTACGGCTACGACATCGTGATGCTCGTCGCGCTGCTCGTGGTTTCGTCGATGTTCGTCGGTGTCGCGTATCACGCCTATACCCGCTACTCGGAGATCCATACCGGCCGCGCCACCTGGGGCCAGTTCGGCCTGACCGTCGCGGTCGGCGCTCTCTTGCTGGTCGTGGGCATCTGGATGCTGACCAAGGCCACGGGCGTGCTGTAG
- a CDS encoding TIGR03758 family integrating conjugative element protein — MRPTADQLAAFQATSGFSSAAVSTAVLGFVFAVLLLWGAWAMRAAYVGWAEHRITQRQFLSVVVRFVAMYLVLTFFLLS; from the coding sequence ATGAGGCCGACCGCCGACCAACTCGCGGCTTTCCAGGCCACCAGCGGCTTTTCATCTGCTGCCGTTTCCACCGCCGTTCTCGGCTTCGTTTTCGCCGTGCTCCTGCTGTGGGGCGCGTGGGCGATGCGCGCCGCCTACGTCGGCTGGGCCGAGCACCGCATCACCCAGCGTCAGTTCCTCAGTGTCGTCGTCCGCTTCGTCGCGATGTACCTGGTGCTGACTTTCTTCCTGCTGTCCTGA
- a CDS encoding integrative conjugative element protein, RAQPRD family, producing MQLHRSHAFTCCRIAAASLLMWFAGLHPSYAADDALERERLAAITRQLDLIDRLVEQAATTAPRAHVRYYFDYDRLRADLTLVRVGIQNQLAPQRAQPRDPASITGDYTRVDAKAEAPR from the coding sequence ATGCAACTGCACCGCAGCCATGCTTTCACATGCTGTCGCATCGCGGCCGCATCGCTGCTCATGTGGTTCGCTGGGCTGCACCCAAGCTACGCAGCCGATGACGCGTTGGAGCGCGAGCGGCTTGCTGCGATCACTCGCCAGCTCGATCTGATCGATCGGCTGGTCGAGCAGGCAGCAACGACCGCGCCGCGCGCACACGTCCGCTATTACTTCGACTACGACCGCCTGCGCGCAGACCTGACGCTCGTCCGCGTCGGGATTCAAAACCAACTCGCGCCGCAGCGCGCTCAGCCACGCGATCCCGCTTCAATCACCGGCGACTACACACGCGTTGACGCGAAGGCCGAGGCCCCGCGATGA
- a CDS encoding AAA family ATPase, giving the protein MKFGFALLRLSLTGPGKAPAEVNFARGLNVIAGPSDSGKSFIAQCLDYALGSGAAPKEIPEAEGYSSIVIDIEANGDGRVYSLERSLRGGEVLCKTDGQPDRVLAAKHHQGKEDTVSQFLLDLSGLGTKKIRTNEQGKTRPLSFRDIARLVIIDEETIIKEDSPVLSGQFTSKTIESGVFRLLLTGTDDSSLIAKEDPKVAKGRQAGKVELLDGLLKATRERLAELGVVSTLAEEQDRLTRIEASIQAALFERSAAQAIVVPLQTKRSAAWTALTAAESKFVVLSELRTRFDLLGQQYESDLRRLEAIAEAGARLDQLKEERCPMCGALAEYQHHEHRKAGPAPADVSQACRAEAAKTWKLLQDLQTTRAANAAEVERLQAVRDTRQTEFDAIASALKGLMERHVDVASKKVDELRAYAETCRKMIEHLERIQELEALLEDANKLKKKQKTEVAGAAVSAAQADPFSREVEALLRAWHFPDLDRVSFSENDQDVVISGRARKSHGKGVRAITRAAFNLALLRLCIEDERPFPNFVLIDSPLLVYEEPDASESSFPHDIKKHFWESVKSSFVDAQVIIIENSHQLPGDGTLDGVRVELFTGNEQGRMGFIPT; this is encoded by the coding sequence ATGAAGTTTGGCTTCGCACTTCTGCGTCTCTCGCTTACTGGACCGGGGAAGGCACCCGCTGAGGTCAATTTTGCGCGTGGCCTGAACGTCATCGCGGGGCCTTCAGACTCCGGCAAGAGCTTCATTGCGCAGTGCCTGGACTACGCGCTTGGTAGTGGTGCCGCGCCAAAGGAGATCCCCGAAGCGGAGGGCTACAGCTCCATCGTCATCGACATCGAGGCCAACGGTGACGGGCGCGTCTACTCGCTGGAGAGAAGCCTGCGTGGCGGCGAAGTACTCTGCAAGACCGACGGGCAGCCAGATCGCGTACTAGCGGCGAAGCACCATCAGGGCAAAGAGGATACCGTCTCACAGTTTCTCCTCGATCTGTCGGGGCTGGGCACGAAGAAGATCCGAACCAACGAACAGGGCAAGACGCGCCCGCTCAGTTTTCGCGACATCGCTCGGCTCGTCATCATCGACGAAGAGACAATCATCAAGGAGGACTCACCGGTTCTCAGCGGGCAGTTCACGTCGAAGACAATTGAGAGCGGCGTGTTTCGCCTCTTGCTTACGGGCACCGACGACTCTTCTCTCATCGCGAAGGAAGATCCGAAAGTCGCGAAGGGACGCCAGGCTGGCAAGGTCGAGCTACTCGATGGCCTGCTGAAGGCGACGCGGGAGCGACTCGCCGAGCTTGGCGTGGTGAGCACGCTCGCCGAAGAGCAAGACCGCCTGACCCGAATCGAGGCTTCGATTCAGGCGGCCCTCTTCGAACGAAGCGCCGCACAGGCAATCGTAGTGCCGCTCCAGACGAAGCGCAGCGCCGCATGGACGGCATTGACGGCAGCCGAGTCCAAGTTCGTAGTCCTGTCGGAGTTGCGTACCCGGTTCGACTTGCTAGGGCAACAGTACGAGTCCGACCTGCGACGGTTGGAAGCGATCGCTGAGGCTGGTGCTCGGCTAGATCAGCTTAAGGAGGAGCGGTGCCCAATGTGTGGCGCGCTCGCCGAATATCAACACCACGAGCATCGCAAGGCGGGCCCCGCACCGGCGGATGTGTCTCAAGCTTGCAGGGCGGAGGCAGCCAAGACCTGGAAGTTGCTACAGGACCTTCAGACGACGCGAGCCGCCAACGCAGCCGAAGTCGAGCGGCTTCAAGCGGTTCGGGACACTCGCCAGACCGAGTTCGACGCGATCGCGTCAGCACTGAAAGGTTTGATGGAACGGCACGTCGACGTTGCCTCGAAGAAGGTCGATGAGCTTCGTGCTTACGCGGAGACGTGTCGCAAGATGATCGAGCACCTCGAACGAATTCAGGAGCTTGAGGCGCTCCTGGAAGATGCCAACAAGCTGAAAAAGAAGCAGAAGACCGAGGTGGCCGGAGCAGCGGTGAGCGCAGCGCAAGCCGATCCGTTTAGCAGGGAGGTCGAGGCGCTCCTGAGGGCGTGGCACTTCCCCGATCTCGACCGTGTCTCGTTCAGCGAGAACGACCAAGATGTCGTGATCTCCGGTCGCGCCCGCAAGAGCCATGGCAAGGGCGTGCGGGCAATCACGCGGGCGGCGTTCAATCTCGCGCTCCTTCGCCTCTGCATCGAAGACGAGCGTCCGTTCCCGAACTTCGTCCTGATCGACTCTCCGCTGCTTGTTTACGAGGAGCCAGACGCTAGCGAGTCGTCGTTTCCGCACGATATCAAGAAGCACTTCTGGGAGAGCGTGAAGTCGTCTTTCGTCGACGCGCAGGTCATCATCATCGAGAACAGCCACCAGCTTCCGGGCGACGGAACGCTCGATGGAGTGAGGGTCGAGCTGTTCACCGGCAACGAACAAGGACGTATGGGTTTTATCCCTACGTAG
- a CDS encoding ABC-three component system middle component 2, with protein MSTYFVSPFNGPVEIGLRALCVLTTAFPAAYALQRLVVFDYLLVHSDDIDGGPEGMHPRTPHRGGEILVRRGVIQDGLTLYESRGLIERVYKDGGIFFAATDKSADFLGTLSTEYVTGLRERADWVVENFDALDDADLDMLVRERIGTWGAEFSMESVLWTEEAT; from the coding sequence ATGTCCACCTACTTTGTCTCGCCGTTCAACGGGCCTGTCGAGATCGGCCTGCGTGCGCTCTGCGTGCTGACCACCGCGTTCCCTGCTGCGTACGCGCTCCAGCGGCTGGTTGTCTTCGACTACCTACTCGTTCACTCCGACGATATCGACGGCGGCCCAGAGGGAATGCATCCAAGAACCCCGCATCGTGGCGGTGAGATCCTCGTTCGACGCGGCGTGATTCAAGATGGCCTCACGCTCTACGAGAGCCGTGGCCTCATTGAGCGCGTCTACAAGGACGGCGGTATCTTTTTCGCGGCGACCGACAAGTCGGCCGACTTCCTAGGCACGCTCAGCACTGAGTATGTCACCGGCCTGCGGGAGCGCGCCGATTGGGTCGTGGAAAACTTCGATGCCCTCGACGACGCGGATCTCGACATGCTGGTTCGTGAGCGGATCGGTACGTGGGGCGCCGAGTTCTCGATGGAGTCCGTACTTTGGACCGAGGAGGCGACATGA
- a CDS encoding ABC-three component system protein has translation MAPPSLPADNEAIFVGELRRAYAQHLKQDVKDLDAGLAAHASLREHFHDARVEFYSAEGLRTFSRDTLPPGEFEKLQDEIHSGIKDDVRGEYDDGYRCVLAVVKTARALQLTSNPLTTRIHTRDRGGICHQLANDGKVRWVK, from the coding sequence ATGGCTCCGCCAAGCCTGCCCGCCGACAACGAGGCCATATTCGTCGGAGAACTTCGGCGCGCGTACGCGCAGCATCTCAAACAGGACGTCAAGGATCTTGATGCGGGGCTCGCGGCTCACGCGAGTCTCCGCGAGCACTTCCATGATGCCCGTGTCGAGTTTTACAGCGCTGAAGGGCTGCGAACCTTCTCGCGCGACACGCTGCCGCCAGGCGAGTTCGAGAAACTACAAGATGAGATTCACTCCGGCATCAAGGACGATGTGCGCGGCGAGTACGACGATGGCTACCGCTGCGTCCTCGCGGTGGTGAAGACGGCCCGAGCGCTGCAGCTCACGAGCAACCCACTCACCACGCGCATCCATACCCGTGATCGGGGCGGCATCTGCCACCAGCTCGCGAATGATGGAAAGGTTCGGTGGGTCAAGTGA